In Callithrix jacchus isolate 240 chromosome 18, calJac240_pri, whole genome shotgun sequence, one DNA window encodes the following:
- the HSD17B7 gene encoding 3-keto-steroid reductase/17-beta-hydroxysteroid dehydrogenase 7 isoform X2 translates to MRKVVLITGASRNMSKAEAVRAALLASHPTAEVTVVQVDVSNLQSVFQASKELKQRFQRFDCIYLNAGIMPNPHLNIKALFSGLFSRNVIHMFSTAEGLLTQDDKITADGLQEVFETNVFGHFILIRELEPLLCHSDNPSQLIWTSSRNARKSNFSLEDFQHSKGKEPYSSSKYATDLLSVALNRNFNQQGLYSNVVCPGTALTNLTYGVLPPFIWTLLMPAILLMRFFANAFTLTPYNGTEALVWLFHQKPESLNPLIKYLSATTGFGRNYITTQKMDLDEDTAEKFYQKLLELEKHVRVTVQKT, encoded by the exons ATGCGAAAGGTGGTTTTGATCACCGGGGCGAGCAG GAACATGAGCAAGGCAGAAGCTGTCCGTGCTGCTCTACTGGCCTCTCACCCCACTGCTGAGGTCACCGTTGTCCAGGTGGATGTCAGCAACCTGCAGTCTGTCTTCCAGGCCtctaaggaacttaagcaaag GTTTCAGAGATTTGACTGTATATATCTAAATGCTGGGATCATGCCTAATCCACACCTAAATATCAAAGCACTTTTCTCTGGCCTCTTTTCAAG AAATGTGATTCATATGTTCTCCACAGCTGAAGGCCTGCTGACCCAGGATGATAAGATCACTGCTGATGGACTTCAGGAGGTGTTTGAGACCAATGTCTTTGGCCATTTTATCCTG ATTCGGGAACTGGAGCCTCTCCTCTGTCACAGTGATAATCCATCTCAGCTCATCTGGACATCATCTCGCAATGCAAGGAAATCTAATTTCAGCCTCGAGGACTTCCAGCACAGCAAAGGCAAGGAACCCTACAGCTCTTCCAAATATGCCACTGACCTTCTCAGTGTGGCTTTGAACAGGAACTTCAACCAGCAG GGTCTCTATTCCAATGTGGTGTGTCCAGGTACAGCATTGACCAATTTGACATACGGAGTTCTGCCTCCCTTCATATGGACACTGTTGATGCCAGCAATATTGCTG ATGCGCTTTTTTGCAAATGCATTCACTTTGACACCATACAATGGAACAGAAGCACTG GTATGGCTTTTCCACCAAAAGCCTGAATCTCTCAATCCTCTAATCAAATACCTGAGTGCCACCACTGGCTTTGGAAGAAATTACATCACAACCCAGAAG ATGGACCTAGATGAAGATACTGCtgaaaaattttatcaaaagttaCTGGAACTGGAAAAGCACGTTAGGGTCACTGTTCAAAAAACAtaa
- the HSD17B7 gene encoding 3-keto-steroid reductase/17-beta-hydroxysteroid dehydrogenase 7 isoform X1, translating to MRKVVLITGASSGIGLALCKRLLVEDDELHLCLACRNMSKAEAVRAALLASHPTAEVTVVQVDVSNLQSVFQASKELKQRFQRFDCIYLNAGIMPNPHLNIKALFSGLFSRNVIHMFSTAEGLLTQDDKITADGLQEVFETNVFGHFILIRELEPLLCHSDNPSQLIWTSSRNARKSNFSLEDFQHSKGKEPYSSSKYATDLLSVALNRNFNQQGLYSNVVCPGTALTNLTYGVLPPFIWTLLMPAILLMRFFANAFTLTPYNGTEALVWLFHQKPESLNPLIKYLSATTGFGRNYITTQKMDLDEDTAEKFYQKLLELEKHVRVTVQKT from the exons ATGCGAAAGGTGGTTTTGATCACCGGGGCGAGCAG TGGCATTGGCCTGGCCCTCTGCAAGAGGTTGCTGGTGGAAGATGATGAGCTTCATCTGTGTTTGGCATGTAGGAACATGAGCAAGGCAGAAGCTGTCCGTGCTGCTCTACTGGCCTCTCACCCCACTGCTGAGGTCACCGTTGTCCAGGTGGATGTCAGCAACCTGCAGTCTGTCTTCCAGGCCtctaaggaacttaagcaaag GTTTCAGAGATTTGACTGTATATATCTAAATGCTGGGATCATGCCTAATCCACACCTAAATATCAAAGCACTTTTCTCTGGCCTCTTTTCAAG AAATGTGATTCATATGTTCTCCACAGCTGAAGGCCTGCTGACCCAGGATGATAAGATCACTGCTGATGGACTTCAGGAGGTGTTTGAGACCAATGTCTTTGGCCATTTTATCCTG ATTCGGGAACTGGAGCCTCTCCTCTGTCACAGTGATAATCCATCTCAGCTCATCTGGACATCATCTCGCAATGCAAGGAAATCTAATTTCAGCCTCGAGGACTTCCAGCACAGCAAAGGCAAGGAACCCTACAGCTCTTCCAAATATGCCACTGACCTTCTCAGTGTGGCTTTGAACAGGAACTTCAACCAGCAG GGTCTCTATTCCAATGTGGTGTGTCCAGGTACAGCATTGACCAATTTGACATACGGAGTTCTGCCTCCCTTCATATGGACACTGTTGATGCCAGCAATATTGCTG ATGCGCTTTTTTGCAAATGCATTCACTTTGACACCATACAATGGAACAGAAGCACTG GTATGGCTTTTCCACCAAAAGCCTGAATCTCTCAATCCTCTAATCAAATACCTGAGTGCCACCACTGGCTTTGGAAGAAATTACATCACAACCCAGAAG ATGGACCTAGATGAAGATACTGCtgaaaaattttatcaaaagttaCTGGAACTGGAAAAGCACGTTAGGGTCACTGTTCAAAAAACAtaa